One genomic window of Muntiacus reevesi chromosome 4, mMunRee1.1, whole genome shotgun sequence includes the following:
- the LOC136166167 gene encoding olfactory receptor 4C15-like gives MQNHSFVTEFVLLEVSQSPNVQKTIFVVILFIYIATNRGNLLIVVTISNSPALWDSPMYYFLAFLSFLDACFSSVIAPRMIVDSLHERKTISLKGCMTQLFAEHFFAGVGVIVLSAMAYDFYVANCKPLHYSSIMNRRLCVLLMVVAWTRGFVHSMKQILFIFQLPFCGPNITDHFMCDLYPLLEPACTDTHVFGLLVVTNSGFICILISLLLVPYGIILLSLRTHSSEGQQKALSTCASHIAVVALFFTPCMFVYAQPPSAFSFDKMVAIFYTS, from the coding sequence ATGCAAAACCACAGCTTTGTAACTGAGTTTGTACTTTTGGAGgtctcacagagtccaaatgtGCAGAAAACAATATTTGTTGTAATCTTGTTCATTTACATTGCAACTAACCGGGGGAACTTGCTAATTGTGGTGACTATCAGTAACAGCCCAGCACTCTGGGACTCCCCCATGTACTACTTcctggcttttctgtccttcctgGATGCATGCTTCTCCTCTGTCATTGCCCCAAGGATGATTGTGGATTCTCTCCATGAAAGGAAAACCATTTCCCTCAAAGGCTGCATGACCCAGCTCTTTGCTGAACACTTctttgctggggtgggggtgattGTCCTCAGCGCCATGGCCTATGACTTCTATGTGGCCAACTGCAAGCCCTTGCACTATTCTTCTATCATGAACCGCAGACTCTGTGTCCTTCTGATGGTGGTAGCCTGGACAAGGGGCTTCGTTCATTCCATGAAACAGATTCTCTTCATTTTCCAGCTGCCTTTCTGTGGCCCCAACATCACTGATCACTTCATGTGTGACTTGTACCCACTGTTGGAGCCTGCCTGCACGGACACTCACGTCTTTGGACTTTTGGTGGTCACCAACAGTGGGTTTATCTGCATCCTAATCTCTTTGTTGCTTGTGCCCTATGGGATCATCCTGCTGTCTCTGAGAACCCATAGCTCTGAAGGGCAGCagaaagccctctccacctgcgcATCCCACATTGCTGTTGTGGCTTTATTCTTCACCCCATGCATGTTTGTGTATGCACAACCTCCATCTGCTTTCTCCTTTGACAAAATGGTAGCCATATTTTACACATCTTAA